The Heyndrickxia vini genome contains a region encoding:
- a CDS encoding YerC/YecD family TrpR-related protein: MQIDKLRGKALDQLFESVLSLKDKEECYRFFDDLCTINEIQSLAQRLEVARMLREKKTYHIIESETGASTATISRVKRCLNYGNDSYEMVLERIKESDVEKTEE, encoded by the coding sequence ATGCAAATAGACAAATTACGTGGGAAAGCATTAGATCAATTGTTTGAATCTGTACTTTCACTTAAAGATAAAGAAGAATGTTATCGGTTCTTTGATGACCTATGCACAATAAATGAAATTCAATCACTAGCACAACGTTTAGAAGTAGCTAGAATGCTGCGAGAAAAGAAAACCTACCATATCATTGAATCCGAAACAGGTGCCAGCACAGCAACAATATCACGTGTGAAAAGATGCTTGAACTATGGAAACGACTCTTATGAGATGGTATTGGAACGGATTAAAGAATCAGATGTGGAAAAGACAGAGGAATAA
- the purD gene encoding phosphoribosylamine--glycine ligase, producing the protein MNVLVIGRGGREHAICKKVKESSLVKKVYCAPGNAGIREDAVIVPISETNFTDLIAFTKENQIDLTIVGPEDPLSAGIVNEFQLAGLNVFGPTKEAALIEGSKSFAKNLMKKYSIPTATYETFEQFEEAKRYILEHGAPIVIKADGLAAGKGVIVALTVEEALEGLEQLMVNQTFGVASTKVVIEEFLQGEEFSLMAFVNGEDVYPMVIAQDHKRAFDGDKGPNTGGMGAYSPVPQIPQQEVDRAVEEILIPTAHALKAEGRSFCGILYAGLILTNEGPKVIEFNARFGDPETQVVLSRLESDLVQVILDLQNEKTPSISWSNDASVGVVLASKGYPGTYEKGIEIPNLNKFESSTLVFHAGTERNEEDAIVSNGGRVLLIGAKGNDLRDAIHKVYGEMDKVKSDHFFYRSDIGLKAK; encoded by the coding sequence ATGAATGTTTTAGTTATTGGCCGTGGAGGAAGAGAACATGCGATATGTAAAAAGGTTAAAGAAAGTTCACTTGTGAAAAAGGTGTACTGTGCTCCTGGAAATGCCGGGATTCGTGAGGATGCAGTAATCGTACCTATTTCCGAGACGAATTTCACTGATTTAATTGCCTTCACAAAGGAAAACCAAATCGATTTAACTATCGTTGGTCCGGAAGATCCTTTATCAGCGGGAATTGTGAATGAATTTCAGTTAGCAGGCTTAAACGTATTCGGTCCTACTAAGGAGGCAGCCCTCATTGAAGGAAGCAAATCTTTTGCAAAAAACCTAATGAAAAAATACTCCATTCCAACTGCAACTTATGAGACATTTGAACAATTTGAAGAAGCGAAACGATATATTCTTGAGCATGGCGCACCAATTGTGATAAAAGCGGATGGTCTTGCTGCTGGAAAAGGCGTAATCGTTGCTCTAACAGTTGAAGAAGCCTTAGAAGGACTCGAGCAATTAATGGTCAATCAAACATTTGGCGTTGCTTCTACAAAGGTAGTGATTGAGGAATTTCTTCAAGGCGAGGAATTTTCCTTGATGGCTTTTGTGAACGGAGAAGACGTTTATCCGATGGTGATTGCTCAAGATCATAAACGTGCATTTGATGGTGATAAAGGTCCGAATACAGGTGGGATGGGAGCGTATTCTCCAGTTCCGCAAATTCCACAGCAAGAAGTAGATCGTGCAGTGGAAGAAATACTCATCCCAACGGCACATGCCTTAAAAGCAGAGGGAAGAAGTTTCTGCGGGATTCTTTATGCGGGATTAATTCTGACGAACGAAGGTCCGAAAGTAATTGAGTTTAATGCGAGATTCGGGGATCCAGAAACACAGGTTGTGTTATCAAGATTGGAATCTGATCTTGTCCAAGTCATTCTTGATTTGCAAAACGAAAAGACCCCCTCGATTTCTTGGAGTAATGATGCTTCTGTTGGAGTAGTACTTGCTTCAAAAGGCTATCCAGGTACGTATGAAAAAGGAATAGAAATACCAAATTTGAATAAATTCGAATCATCTACACTTGTTTTTCATGCAGGAACTGAACGAAATGAAGAGGATGCCATCGTATCAAATGGAGGAAGAGTTTTGCTCATTGGTGCAAAAGGAAATGATCTCCGGGATGCTATCCATAAAGTGTATGGAGAAATGGATAAAGTAAAATCTGATCACTTTTTTTATCGAAGTGATATTGGTTTAAAAGCAAAGTAA
- a CDS encoding DUF3048 domain-containing protein: MIKKTFLLAIVLICVLSACSHKKETENNETAKSPERGEVSGNEKPNVKFTFPLTGLEANEESRTRAVSVMINNHPKARPQSGLTEADIVYEVLAEGDITRFLAIFQSGKPNRIGPVRSSRDYFIELAKGYDSFYIAHGYSPEARKMLESGYIDNINGMQYDGTLFKRSSERQAPHNSYITYENIRKGAKMKNFKMDTPPKALNFASEDELKQIKGQKANHILIRYSTNALFNAEYEYDEKLQKFKRFSGDEQTIDLETKKPVLLDNLLVVEMQHKIIDDYGRRSIDLTSGGKAYFIQKGTYREVEWRNVEGAIIPYENGIPAKFVPGKTWINIVPNLKDVSFSE; the protein is encoded by the coding sequence ATGATCAAGAAAACTTTTTTACTTGCGATAGTACTAATTTGTGTATTATCGGCTTGTAGTCATAAAAAGGAAACAGAAAACAATGAAACCGCTAAATCTCCTGAAAGAGGGGAAGTTTCAGGAAATGAAAAGCCAAATGTGAAATTCACATTTCCGTTAACGGGTTTAGAGGCAAATGAAGAATCAAGAACTCGTGCCGTTTCTGTGATGATAAACAATCATCCGAAGGCACGTCCGCAATCCGGATTAACCGAGGCTGATATTGTATATGAGGTTTTAGCTGAAGGTGATATTACACGTTTTTTAGCCATTTTTCAAAGTGGGAAACCCAATAGGATTGGTCCCGTTCGGAGCTCAAGGGATTATTTTATCGAGTTAGCAAAAGGGTATGATAGCTTTTATATTGCCCATGGATATAGTCCTGAGGCCCGTAAAATGCTCGAAAGTGGATATATTGATAATATAAATGGTATGCAGTATGATGGTACACTATTTAAGCGATCGAGTGAAAGGCAAGCACCACATAATTCTTATATTACGTATGAAAATATACGTAAAGGCGCAAAAATGAAAAACTTCAAAATGGATACACCCCCGAAAGCTTTAAATTTCGCTTCAGAAGATGAATTAAAGCAAATTAAAGGGCAAAAAGCCAACCATATACTTATTCGCTATTCAACTAATGCTTTATTTAATGCTGAATATGAATATGATGAAAAGCTTCAAAAATTTAAACGATTCTCAGGTGATGAGCAAACCATTGATTTGGAGACGAAGAAACCTGTCTTATTAGATAATTTATTAGTTGTTGAGATGCAACATAAAATTATCGATGATTACGGACGTCGCAGTATTGATTTAACCTCTGGAGGAAAAGCTTATTTTATCCAAAAAGGGACATACCGTGAAGTGGAGTGGCGCAATGTAGAAGGAGCAATTATACCTTACGAAAATGGGATTCCAGCCAAATTTGTACCTGGAAAAACTTGGATCAACATCGTGCCGAATTTAAAAGATGTGTCATTTTCAGAGTAA
- the purH gene encoding bifunctional phosphoribosylaminoimidazolecarboxamide formyltransferase/IMP cyclohydrolase, whose translation MKRALISVSDKTGIVEFAQGLLELGVEIISTGGTKKALVEAGLTVIGVEDVTGFPEILEGRVKTLHPFIHGGLLAKRNLEHMEQLDQQEISPIDLVCVNLYPFQQTIAKPNVTEADAIENIDIGGPTMLRSAAKNHEYVTVVVDSLDYNGVLEELKSNGNVSEETNKRLAAKVFRHTAAYDSYIADYMTQLVDEENPERLTFSYELKQSLRYGENPHQKASFYINPIGSPFSIAHAKQLHGKELSYNNIHDADAALQIVKDFSEPVAVAVKHMNPCGVGVGSSPSKAFAKAYAADSTSIFGGIIAFNREVDKETAEQLHEIFLEIVIAPSFSEDALAILTTKKNLRLLTVPFDHENKVERVITSVEGGLLVQDQDSFTLENANITVPTKREPTEEEWKALTLGWKVVKHVKSNAIVVTNEEMTLGIGAGQMNRVGSAKIALDQAGEQAKGAIMASDAFFPMDDTVEAAAKSGITAIIQPGGSIRDEDSIKKADEYGIAMVFTGIRHFKH comes from the coding sequence ATGAAACGTGCACTCATTAGTGTTTCAGATAAAACAGGAATCGTTGAATTTGCTCAAGGATTGCTTGAATTAGGTGTTGAAATTATTTCAACAGGCGGAACAAAAAAAGCATTAGTTGAAGCGGGGTTAACAGTTATAGGCGTAGAAGATGTCACGGGCTTTCCGGAAATTTTGGAAGGAAGAGTAAAAACGTTGCATCCTTTTATTCATGGGGGACTATTAGCTAAACGAAATCTCGAACACATGGAGCAATTAGATCAACAAGAAATTTCTCCAATTGATCTTGTTTGTGTCAATCTTTATCCTTTCCAACAAACCATTGCCAAACCAAATGTAACTGAAGCGGACGCCATAGAAAATATTGATATTGGTGGACCAACTATGCTTAGATCTGCAGCGAAAAACCATGAGTATGTCACGGTTGTAGTTGATTCCCTCGATTATAACGGTGTATTAGAAGAGTTGAAGAGTAATGGGAATGTTTCTGAAGAAACAAATAAACGATTAGCCGCAAAGGTTTTCCGACATACTGCAGCTTATGATTCTTACATCGCGGATTATATGACGCAACTTGTTGATGAAGAAAACCCGGAGCGTCTTACATTTTCATATGAATTAAAGCAATCGTTACGTTATGGGGAGAACCCACATCAAAAGGCTAGTTTTTATATCAATCCAATAGGTTCTCCGTTTTCTATTGCCCATGCAAAACAATTACATGGAAAAGAATTATCTTACAATAATATTCATGATGCTGATGCTGCCCTTCAAATTGTAAAGGATTTTTCTGAACCAGTTGCTGTAGCGGTTAAACATATGAATCCTTGTGGTGTTGGGGTTGGAAGTAGTCCATCTAAAGCATTTGCTAAAGCCTATGCTGCTGATTCAACATCAATTTTTGGCGGAATTATTGCTTTTAATCGTGAAGTTGATAAAGAAACGGCCGAGCAATTGCATGAAATCTTCCTAGAAATTGTTATCGCTCCTTCATTTTCCGAAGATGCTTTAGCCATTTTAACAACGAAGAAGAATCTTAGGTTGTTAACTGTTCCGTTTGATCATGAAAATAAAGTAGAGCGTGTCATTACTTCAGTTGAAGGTGGATTACTCGTACAAGATCAAGATTCATTTACTTTAGAAAATGCCAATATTACTGTTCCAACAAAACGGGAGCCGACTGAAGAGGAATGGAAGGCACTTACGTTAGGATGGAAAGTTGTTAAACATGTGAAATCAAATGCAATTGTTGTGACAAATGAGGAAATGACCCTTGGAATAGGTGCTGGTCAAATGAACCGAGTAGGATCAGCCAAAATTGCATTAGATCAGGCTGGCGAGCAAGCGAAAGGGGCTATTATGGCCTCGGATGCCTTCTTTCCAATGGATGACACTGTTGAAGCGGCAGCTAAATCTGGGATAACAGCAATCATTCAGCCGGGCGGATCAATCCGTGACGAAGATTCCATTAAGAAGGCGGATGAATATGGCATAGCGATGGTTTTCACTGGTATCCGTCATTTCAAACATTAA
- a CDS encoding adenine deaminase C-terminal domain-containing protein, with amino-acid sequence MLDQRYRWKNKQIRDHVAVVSGKKSPTLLLKNARYLHSMFRKWMNGHIWIYEDRIVYTGDELPENTTKCEVIDCSGLTLVPGYIEPHVHPFQLYNPQSFARYASQTGTTTIINDNLVLALQLGKKKAFSLIRELRHSPVTMYWWSRFDSQTELREEETIFSHGDVKSWLEHDAVLQGGELTGWPKLLDGDDLILHWIQEAKRMRKKIEGHFPGASEKTLAKMMLFGADCDHEAMTGEEVYKRLMQGYMVSLRHSSIRPDLPVLLEDMNRLGIDQYESMFFNTDGSTPAFYENGIIDRLIRMAIENGVPVIDAYHMASFNVAKYYNIEHLHGLIATGRVASINFLENENNPTPISVLSKGKWLKKDGKVIIEDEDIDWEEYGFAPLKLDWELDNDDLQFSMPFGIEMINDVITKPYSVTFDIATEELATDHDESFLILIGRDGSWRINTMVKGFSTSLMGFASSFSSTGDIILIGKNKNDMVCAFNRMKELGGGIVLTEKEEVIHEIPLSLSGFMSNKPMDRLIKEEKVLKELLVERGYPHNDPIYSLLFFSATHLPYIRITQRGIFDVMNKTVLFPTIMR; translated from the coding sequence ATGCTAGATCAACGATACCGGTGGAAGAACAAGCAAATCCGTGATCATGTAGCAGTTGTCAGCGGTAAGAAATCCCCGACATTACTTTTAAAAAATGCACGGTATTTACACTCAATGTTTCGTAAATGGATGAATGGTCATATTTGGATATATGAAGATCGGATTGTGTATACCGGGGACGAGCTTCCTGAGAATACTACAAAATGTGAAGTAATTGATTGTTCAGGACTTACACTTGTTCCGGGGTATATTGAACCACATGTTCACCCATTTCAGTTATATAATCCCCAATCGTTCGCTCGATATGCATCACAAACGGGAACAACAACAATTATTAACGATAACTTAGTACTTGCTTTGCAATTAGGAAAAAAGAAAGCGTTTTCTTTAATTAGGGAACTAAGACATTCTCCTGTCACAATGTACTGGTGGAGCCGATTTGATTCACAAACAGAGCTTAGAGAAGAGGAAACCATCTTTTCACATGGTGATGTGAAATCATGGCTTGAGCATGATGCTGTATTACAAGGGGGAGAACTGACAGGTTGGCCAAAGCTTCTTGACGGTGATGATTTAATTCTTCACTGGATCCAGGAAGCGAAGCGAATGAGAAAGAAAATTGAAGGCCATTTTCCGGGTGCATCGGAGAAGACACTTGCCAAAATGATGCTATTTGGAGCCGATTGTGATCATGAAGCGATGACAGGTGAAGAAGTATATAAGCGTTTAATGCAAGGCTATATGGTTTCACTGCGTCACTCATCAATTCGACCAGATCTTCCTGTGCTTTTGGAAGATATGAATCGATTAGGTATCGATCAATATGAATCGATGTTTTTCAATACGGATGGGTCGACACCAGCATTCTACGAAAATGGAATTATCGATCGTTTGATTCGAATGGCTATTGAAAATGGCGTACCTGTTATTGATGCTTATCATATGGCATCATTTAATGTGGCGAAATATTATAATATTGAACATTTACATGGATTAATTGCAACTGGTCGTGTTGCTAGTATTAATTTCCTTGAGAATGAGAATAATCCGACACCAATTTCCGTACTTTCTAAAGGCAAATGGCTAAAAAAAGACGGAAAAGTAATAATAGAAGATGAAGATATTGACTGGGAAGAGTACGGATTTGCTCCATTAAAATTAGATTGGGAACTCGACAACGATGATTTACAATTTTCAATGCCATTTGGGATTGAAATGATCAATGATGTAATTACCAAGCCATATTCTGTTACTTTTGATATTGCAACCGAAGAATTAGCGACTGACCATGATGAAAGCTTTTTAATTTTGATTGGACGGGATGGATCATGGAGAATTAATACGATGGTAAAGGGTTTTTCAACTAGCTTAATGGGCTTTGCCTCTTCGTTTTCAAGTACCGGAGATATTATTTTAATAGGTAAAAATAAAAACGATATGGTTTGTGCATTTAATCGGATGAAGGAACTTGGCGGGGGAATTGTGCTAACTGAAAAAGAAGAGGTCATTCACGAAATTCCATTAAGCCTCTCCGGTTTTATGTCAAATAAGCCGATGGATAGATTGATAAAAGAAGAAAAGGTGCTTAAAGAGCTATTAGTCGAAAGAGGATATCCTCATAATGATCCGATATATTCGTTACTATTTTTCTCAGCAACGCATTTACCATATATCCGAATTACACAAAGAGGAATATTCGATGTAATGAATAAAACGGTACTTTTTCCAACGATTATGAGGTAA